Proteins encoded by one window of Pseudomonas tructae:
- the arcD gene encoding arginine-ornithine antiporter, which translates to MSDAPGKLRLGALVALVVGSMIGGGIFSLPQNMAASADVGAVLIGWGITAIGMLTLAFVFQTLANRKPDLDGGVYAYAKAGFGDYMGFSSAWGYWISAWLGNVGYFVLLFSTLGYFFPIFGEGNTPAAVIGASVLLWAVHFLVLRGIKEAAFINLVTTVAKVVPLALFILIALFAFKLDIFTADIWGSMNPDLGSVMNQVRNMMLVTVWVFIGIEGASIFSARAEKRSDVGKATVIGFITVLLFLVLVNVLSLGIMTQPELAKLQNPSMAAVLEHVVGHWGAVLISVGLIVSLLGALLSWVLLCAEIMFAAAKDHTMPEFLRRENANHVPANALWLTNAMVQIFLVITLFSASTYLSLIYLATSMILVPYLWSAAYAFLLALRSETYEQALAERKKDLVIGAIALVYAVWLLYAGGVKYLLLSALLYAPGVILFAKAKREVGQPIFTNVEKLIFAAVVLGALVAAYGLYDGFLTL; encoded by the coding sequence ATGTCAGACGCTCCCGGAAAACTACGACTTGGTGCGCTGGTTGCACTTGTTGTCGGCTCGATGATCGGCGGCGGGATCTTTTCGTTGCCGCAAAACATGGCCGCAAGTGCTGATGTAGGCGCTGTTCTGATCGGTTGGGGCATTACCGCCATCGGTATGCTGACCCTGGCTTTCGTGTTCCAGACCCTGGCCAACCGCAAGCCTGACCTGGACGGCGGGGTGTACGCCTACGCCAAGGCCGGCTTCGGCGATTACATGGGCTTTTCTTCGGCTTGGGGCTACTGGATCAGTGCCTGGCTGGGCAACGTCGGCTACTTCGTGTTGCTATTCAGTACCCTCGGCTACTTCTTCCCGATCTTTGGCGAGGGCAACACGCCGGCAGCCGTCATTGGTGCCTCGGTACTGCTCTGGGCCGTGCATTTTTTGGTACTGCGCGGCATCAAGGAAGCGGCGTTCATCAACCTGGTCACCACCGTGGCCAAGGTCGTGCCGCTGGCGTTGTTCATCCTGATCGCCCTGTTCGCTTTCAAACTGGACATCTTCACCGCTGACATCTGGGGTTCGATGAACCCTGACCTGGGCAGCGTAATGAACCAGGTGCGCAACATGATGCTGGTCACCGTCTGGGTGTTCATCGGCATCGAAGGCGCGAGCATCTTCTCGGCCCGGGCGGAAAAGCGCTCGGACGTGGGCAAGGCCACAGTCATCGGTTTCATCACCGTGCTGCTGTTCCTGGTGCTGGTCAACGTGCTGTCGCTGGGCATCATGACCCAACCGGAACTGGCCAAGCTGCAGAACCCGTCGATGGCCGCCGTGCTTGAGCACGTGGTCGGTCACTGGGGTGCGGTGCTGATCAGCGTCGGCCTGATCGTCTCGCTGCTCGGTGCCCTGCTGTCCTGGGTGCTGCTGTGCGCCGAGATCATGTTCGCCGCCGCCAAAGACCACACCATGCCGGAGTTCCTGCGCCGCGAGAACGCCAACCATGTGCCGGCCAATGCCCTGTGGCTGACCAACGCCATGGTGCAGATCTTCCTGGTCATCACCCTGTTCTCGGCCAGTACCTACCTGTCGCTGATCTACCTCGCCACCTCGATGATCCTGGTGCCTTACCTGTGGTCGGCCGCCTATGCCTTCCTGCTCGCCCTGCGCAGTGAAACCTACGAACAGGCCCTGGCCGAACGCAAGAAAGACCTGGTCATCGGCGCTATCGCCCTGGTCTACGCGGTCTGGCTGCTGTACGCCGGCGGCGTCAAATACCTGCTGCTCTCAGCGCTGCTCTATGCCCCTGGCGTGATCCTGTTCGCCAAGGCCAAGCGTGAGGTCGGCCAACCGATTTTTACCAACGTGGAGAAGCTGATCTTCGCCGCCGTGGTCCTGGGCGCCCTGGTGGCTGCCTATGGCCTGTACGACGGCTTCCTGACTCTGTAA
- the arcD gene encoding arginine-ornithine antiporter, with product MSESGQKLRLGALIALVVGSMIGGGIFSLPQNMAARADVGAVLIGWGITAVGMLALAFVFQTLANRKPELDSGVYAYAKAGFGEYMGFSSAWGYWISAWLGNVGYFVLLFSTLGFYFPVFGEGNTPIAIACASLLLWAVHFLVLRGIKEAAFINQVTTVAKIVPLVMFIVIAAVAFRADIFTRDIWGLSNPKFGSVLDQVRNMMLVTVFVFIGIEGASVYSGRAAKRSDVGKATVIGFIGVLALLVLVNVLSLGVMTQPELAALQNPSLASVLEHIVGPWGALLISIGLAVSLLGALLSWALLCAEILFATARDQTMPRFLARENANHVPANALWLTNVMIQLFLLITLFSAGTYTSLIYLASSMILVPYLWSAAYAVLLALRGESYEGHPGARRKDLLIAAIALVYAIWLLYAGGLKYLLLSALLYAPGVILFARAKHEQGQALFTTWEKLIFAAVLVGAGLAAYGLYSGVLSL from the coding sequence ATGTCCGAATCTGGACAGAAACTACGCCTGGGTGCGTTGATCGCCTTGGTGGTCGGCTCGATGATCGGCGGCGGGATTTTCTCGCTGCCACAAAACATGGCTGCACGTGCCGACGTCGGTGCGGTATTGATCGGCTGGGGTATCACGGCGGTGGGCATGCTGGCGCTGGCCTTCGTGTTCCAGACCCTGGCCAACCGCAAACCCGAGCTCGACTCCGGGGTGTATGCCTACGCCAAGGCCGGCTTTGGCGAGTACATGGGCTTTTCTTCGGCCTGGGGTTACTGGATCAGTGCCTGGCTGGGCAACGTCGGCTATTTCGTATTGCTGTTCAGCACCCTGGGCTTCTACTTTCCGGTGTTTGGCGAAGGCAATACGCCAATCGCCATTGCCTGTGCCTCGTTGCTGCTGTGGGCGGTACATTTTCTGGTGTTGCGCGGGATCAAAGAGGCGGCGTTCATCAACCAGGTGACCACCGTAGCCAAGATCGTGCCGCTGGTGATGTTTATCGTCATTGCTGCCGTGGCCTTTCGCGCCGACATTTTCACCCGTGATATCTGGGGCCTGAGCAACCCGAAATTCGGCAGTGTGCTCGACCAGGTGCGCAACATGATGCTGGTGACGGTCTTCGTGTTTATCGGCATCGAGGGCGCCAGCGTCTACTCGGGCCGGGCGGCGAAGCGCTCGGACGTCGGCAAGGCCACGGTGATCGGCTTTATCGGCGTGCTGGCCTTGCTGGTGCTGGTCAACGTGCTGTCGCTCGGAGTCATGACCCAGCCGGAGCTTGCGGCCCTGCAGAACCCGTCGCTGGCCTCGGTGCTGGAGCATATCGTCGGGCCCTGGGGGGCCTTGTTGATCAGTATCGGCCTGGCGGTATCGCTGTTGGGCGCGTTGCTTTCGTGGGCCTTGTTGTGCGCCGAGATCCTGTTTGCCACGGCGCGCGACCAGACCATGCCGCGCTTTCTGGCCAGGGAAAACGCCAATCACGTGCCGGCCAATGCCCTGTGGCTGACCAATGTGATGATTCAGCTGTTCTTGCTGATCACGCTGTTCTCGGCCGGTACCTATACCAGCCTGATTTACCTGGCGTCGTCGATGATCCTGGTGCCTTACCTGTGGTCGGCGGCCTATGCGGTGCTGCTGGCGCTGCGCGGTGAGTCCTATGAGGGGCACCCGGGGGCGCGGCGCAAGGACCTGCTGATTGCCGCGATTGCGCTGGTGTATGCAATCTGGCTGCTGTACGCCGGCGGGCTCAAGTACCTGCTGCTGTCAGCGCTGCTGTATGCGCCGGGGGTGATCCTGTTTGCCCGTGCCAAGCATGAGCAGGGGCAAGCGTTGTTTACCACCTGGGAGAAGCTGATCTTTGCTGCCGTGCTGGTGGGGGCGGGGCTGGCGGCTTATGGGTTGTACAGTGGGGTGCTGAGCCTTTAA
- a CDS encoding methyl-accepting chemotaxis protein, whose translation MQVQFREIDQVATASNEMSATAHDVANSAASAADAARGADRSAKDGMAIIERSTRDITVLAEQVSKAVSEVETLAQNSEQIGSVLEVIRSIAEQTNLLALNAAIEAARAGESGRGFAVVADEVRNLARRTQDSVEEIRQVIERIQSNTREVVATMHSSHGKAQENAGQIHQAVQALDKISEAVTVISDMNLQIASAAEQQSAVAEEVNRNVSAIRGVTETLTGQAAESAQVSSQLNTLSTQQMALMDQFRV comes from the coding sequence ATGCAGGTGCAGTTCCGCGAAATCGACCAGGTGGCCACCGCCTCCAACGAAATGAGCGCCACCGCCCACGATGTTGCCAACAGCGCCGCCAGTGCCGCCGATGCCGCACGCGGCGCCGATCGCTCGGCCAAAGACGGCATGGCGATCATCGAGCGCAGCACCCGCGACATCACCGTACTCGCAGAACAGGTCAGCAAGGCGGTAAGCGAAGTGGAAACCCTGGCGCAGAACAGCGAACAGATCGGTTCGGTGCTGGAAGTGATCCGCAGCATCGCCGAACAGACCAACCTGCTGGCGCTGAACGCCGCCATCGAAGCGGCCCGCGCCGGTGAAAGCGGTCGCGGGTTTGCCGTGGTCGCCGACGAAGTGCGCAACCTGGCACGCCGCACCCAAGACTCGGTGGAGGAAATCCGCCAGGTGATCGAGCGTATCCAGAGCAACACCCGCGAGGTGGTTGCAACCATGCATTCGAGCCACGGCAAGGCCCAGGAGAACGCCGGGCAGATCCACCAGGCAGTCCAGGCGCTGGACAAGATCAGCGAAGCGGTGACCGTGATCAGCGACATGAACCTGCAGATCGCCAGCGCTGCCGAGCAGCAGAGCGCGGTGGCCGAAGAGGTCAACCGCAACGTTTCGGCGATCCGCGGCGTGACCGAAACCCTCACCGGCCAGGCTGCAGAATCGGCGCAGGTGAGCAGCCAGCTCAACACCCTGTCCACGCAGCAGATGGCCTTGATGGATCAGTTCAGGGTGTAA
- a CDS encoding YbaN family protein, producing the protein MTRPVASKLSRLLFGLLAYVSLGIGLVAIVIPGLPTTEFILLAAWAATRSSPRLSAWLENHRLFGPILSNWRNGKVIQRRAKVSATVSMLLCASLMLVFLDHHWPVFLAITGMALGNLWIWSRPEAAPLSLADRSSAGTHG; encoded by the coding sequence ATGACCCGCCCAGTCGCTTCAAAACTCTCACGCCTGCTTTTCGGCCTGCTGGCTTACGTCAGCCTGGGCATCGGCCTTGTGGCCATCGTGATTCCCGGCCTGCCCACCACCGAATTCATCCTGCTCGCCGCCTGGGCCGCCACCCGCAGCTCGCCACGCCTGAGCGCCTGGCTGGAAAACCACCGGCTGTTCGGGCCGATCCTGAGCAACTGGCGCAACGGCAAGGTAATCCAGCGCCGGGCCAAGGTCAGCGCCACCGTCAGCATGCTGCTGTGCGCAAGCCTGATGCTGGTGTTCCTCGATCATCATTGGCCGGTGTTTCTCGCCATTACCGGCATGGCCCTGGGCAACCTGTGGATCTGGTCACGGCCAGAAGCCGCACCCTTGAGCCTCGCCGACCGTTCATCGGCGGGCACTCATGGCTAA
- a CDS encoding biliverdin-producing heme oxygenase — translation MTAATTTERASLRSQRLNQLTHAPHTELDALVKSHAPFETRESFARFVVAQYLFQSELKALYTDPALIAIVPDLAERCRAEQAGLDLADLNTEIPADFAGAVQSPSLGEAMGWIFVSEGSKLGAAFLIKRAVVLGLSDNFGARHLGEPAGGRAEGWKQFTRILDGLELSAEEEAKAEQGAVAAFERFTELLKHAYATAPKAELA, via the coding sequence ATGACCGCCGCTACCACCACCGAACGCGCCAGCCTGCGTTCGCAACGCTTGAACCAGCTGACCCACGCGCCGCACACCGAACTGGACGCCCTGGTCAAATCCCACGCGCCGTTCGAAACCCGCGAGAGCTTCGCCCGCTTTGTCGTCGCCCAGTACCTGTTCCAGTCCGAACTCAAGGCGCTGTACACCGACCCGGCGCTGATTGCCATCGTCCCTGACCTGGCCGAGCGCTGCCGCGCCGAACAGGCCGGCCTGGACCTGGCTGACCTGAACACCGAAATCCCCGCCGACTTCGCCGGCGCCGTGCAGAGCCCAAGCCTGGGTGAAGCCATGGGTTGGATCTTCGTTTCCGAAGGCTCCAAGCTTGGCGCCGCGTTCCTGATCAAGCGCGCCGTCGTTCTGGGCCTGTCCGACAACTTCGGTGCCCGCCACCTGGGCGAGCCGGCCGGTGGCCGCGCCGAAGGCTGGAAACAGTTCACCCGTATCCTCGACGGCCTGGAACTGAGCGCCGAAGAAGAAGCCAAGGCCGAGCAAGGCGCCGTGGCCGCCTTCGAGCGTTTCACCGAACTGCTCAAACACGCTTACGCCACTGCGCCTAAAGCCGAACTGGCCTGA
- a CDS encoding TonB-dependent receptor yields the protein MPTGFIRRSSVTSRTPGLQRCTLSLLTLAMLASGACSLPALAAEPAQATAPRMGDYRFAIGQQPLVSALNAFTAVTGWQVGFSAELAEGVASPGVHGSLKPEAALQRLLAGTGLNYRTLSSGNVVIERSASKAIALQQITISATRNAQDISQVPSTVSVQTREQLDRQNVNNIKELVRYEPGVSVSGTGQRSGLNGYNIRGIDGERVLTQIDGVSIPDSFFFGPYAQTQRNYVDPEIVKRVEILRGPASVLYGSNAIGGAVSYFTLDPDDIIKPGKDVGARLKTGYSSADESWLNSATVAGRQGEFDGLLHLSQRNGHETESYSSHGGTGLARTAANPEDVRTTNILAKAGWNYADDARLAFTYENYKDDRDLEQKSAVGGPFLPGIGAMNSYRDRTGNDTVTRERFGINHEFALGSMLADNIKWSLNYQIGKTDQRTEELYFASGRQVFRDRQTTYKDRQWVFDAQLDKAFSIGTTDHLLTYGTTLKHQKVTGSRSGTGTCLNVGGACRFIGQISANDTQALVSDFPDPTVNTYSLFAQDEIRWNQWTFLPGARYDYTKLKPHMTDEFLRGVGAGPNDPVDDDAKKWHRVSPKFGLTYAFNDNYTWYGQYAEGFRTPTAKALYGRFENPGLGYSVRGNSNLEPEKSKSYETGLRGNFDAGNFDVAVFYNKYRDFINEDAVQGNNLGQTFEANNIKHATIKGAEFKGRLNLDAFGAPQGLYTQGSLAYAYGRNDDTGQPLNSVNPLTAVMGLGYEQEQYGALLSWTLVKRKNRVDDTTFFAPDGTSKQFRTPGYGVLDLTGFYKVSDDITVNAGLYNLTDKKYWQWDDVRGYDGLGEAAVTAPANLDRLTMPGRNFAINLVWDI from the coding sequence ATGCCCACCGGTTTCATTCGTCGGTCTTCAGTCACTTCACGCACCCCCGGCCTGCAGCGTTGCACGCTCTCCCTGTTGACCCTGGCCATGCTCGCCAGCGGCGCTTGCAGCCTGCCGGCGCTGGCCGCAGAGCCTGCCCAGGCCACGGCCCCGCGCATGGGCGATTATCGCTTCGCCATTGGCCAGCAGCCGCTGGTTTCGGCGCTTAACGCCTTCACCGCAGTCACTGGCTGGCAAGTGGGCTTTTCCGCCGAACTGGCCGAAGGCGTCGCCTCCCCGGGCGTGCACGGCTCACTCAAGCCTGAGGCCGCCCTGCAGCGCCTGCTTGCCGGTACCGGCCTGAACTACCGCACCCTGAGCAGCGGCAACGTCGTCATCGAACGCAGCGCCAGCAAGGCCATCGCCCTGCAGCAGATCACCATCAGCGCCACCCGCAACGCCCAGGACATCAGCCAGGTCCCCAGCACCGTCAGCGTGCAGACCCGTGAGCAACTGGACCGCCAGAACGTCAACAACATCAAGGAACTGGTGCGTTACGAACCCGGCGTCTCGGTCAGCGGCACCGGCCAGCGCAGTGGCCTGAACGGCTACAACATTCGTGGTATCGACGGCGAGCGGGTACTGACCCAGATCGACGGCGTGTCGATCCCCGACAGTTTCTTCTTCGGCCCTTACGCCCAGACCCAGCGCAACTACGTCGACCCTGAAATCGTCAAGCGCGTGGAGATCCTCCGCGGCCCGGCCTCGGTGCTGTACGGCAGCAACGCCATCGGCGGCGCGGTCAGCTACTTCACCCTCGACCCCGATGACATCATCAAGCCCGGCAAGGACGTTGGCGCCCGCCTGAAGACCGGCTACAGCTCGGCCGACGAAAGCTGGCTGAACTCGGCCACCGTTGCCGGCCGCCAGGGCGAGTTCGACGGCCTGCTGCATCTGAGCCAGCGCAATGGCCATGAAACCGAGTCCTACAGCAGCCACGGCGGCACGGGCCTGGCGCGCACCGCCGCCAACCCCGAGGATGTGCGCACCACCAACATCCTGGCCAAGGCCGGCTGGAACTACGCCGATGACGCGCGCCTGGCCTTCACTTACGAAAACTACAAGGACGACCGCGACCTGGAGCAGAAGAGCGCGGTGGGCGGGCCGTTCCTTCCCGGCATCGGCGCCATGAACTCGTACCGCGACCGGACCGGCAACGACACCGTGACCCGCGAGCGTTTCGGCATCAACCATGAGTTCGCCCTGGGCAGCATGCTGGCCGACAACATCAAGTGGAGTCTGAACTACCAGATCGGCAAGACCGACCAGCGTACCGAAGAGCTCTACTTTGCCTCGGGCCGCCAGGTGTTTCGTGACCGCCAGACCACCTACAAGGACCGCCAGTGGGTGTTCGACGCGCAACTGGACAAAGCCTTCAGCATTGGCACAACCGACCACCTGCTGACCTACGGCACCACCCTCAAGCACCAGAAGGTCACCGGCTCGCGCAGCGGCACCGGCACCTGCCTGAACGTTGGCGGCGCCTGCCGCTTCATCGGCCAGATCAGCGCTAATGACACCCAGGCACTGGTCAGCGATTTCCCTGATCCGACCGTCAACACCTACAGCCTGTTCGCCCAGGACGAGATCCGTTGGAACCAGTGGACCTTCCTGCCGGGTGCGCGCTACGACTACACCAAACTCAAGCCACACATGACCGACGAGTTCCTGCGTGGTGTAGGCGCTGGCCCCAACGACCCTGTCGACGACGATGCCAAGAAATGGCACCGCGTCTCGCCCAAGTTCGGCCTGACCTATGCTTTCAACGACAACTACACCTGGTACGGCCAGTACGCCGAAGGCTTCCGCACCCCGACCGCCAAGGCGCTGTACGGCCGCTTCGAGAACCCGGGCCTTGGCTACAGCGTGCGTGGCAACTCCAACCTCGAGCCGGAAAAGAGCAAAAGCTACGAGACCGGCCTGCGCGGCAACTTCGATGCAGGTAACTTCGATGTCGCGGTGTTCTATAACAAGTACCGCGACTTCATCAACGAAGACGCCGTGCAGGGCAACAACCTGGGCCAGACCTTCGAAGCCAATAACATCAAGCACGCCACCATCAAGGGGGCCGAGTTCAAGGGCCGCCTGAACCTCGACGCTTTCGGCGCGCCACAAGGCCTGTATACCCAGGGCTCGCTGGCCTATGCCTATGGCCGCAACGACGACACCGGTCAGCCGCTCAACAGCGTCAACCCGCTGACCGCGGTGATGGGCCTGGGTTACGAGCAGGAGCAATACGGCGCGCTGCTGAGCTGGACCCTGGTCAAGCGCAAGAACCGTGTTGACGACACCACCTTCTTTGCTCCCGACGGCACCAGCAAGCAGTTCCGCACCCCCGGCTACGGCGTGCTCGACCTGACCGGCTTCTACAAGGTCAGCGACGACATCACCGTCAATGCCGGCCTGTACAACCTGACCGACAAGAAGTACTGGCAGTGGGATGACGTACGCGGCTACGACGGCCTTGGTGAAGCAGCGGTGACCGCCCCGGCCAACCTCGACCGCCTGACCATGCCGGGCCGTAATTTCGCCATCAACCTGGTCTGGGATATTTGA
- a CDS encoding FecR family protein: protein MTDSPSPSPSPPGQPASDRAMDQALDWLIRLQCASVEDTQAFEAWLEADPANATAYVEAEAIWNGAPLRQAAGQLNHLKRRSLRARIRTHWKPLATAAVLLVTVFTVGNLPLRLQADHLTVVGERQRLQLDDGSKVLLNTNSAFASDLRDNRQVARLLQGEAYFEIPGGAQPALELQAGPLRASVRDTDFAVRYLDGEAQVRVQRGDVDLQASSDQRIRLSAGDSISVGPNGFSQRGRLDAQKDLAWVQGRLVFENCPLSQVLAELRRYYPGLIINGNQHLENIAVTGNYRLDQPLETLRALAHITSAQLHEYPALVILN from the coding sequence GTGACCGACAGTCCCTCCCCTAGCCCCTCGCCGCCTGGCCAGCCCGCCAGTGACCGTGCCATGGACCAGGCCCTGGACTGGCTGATCCGCCTGCAGTGCGCAAGCGTAGAAGACACCCAGGCATTCGAAGCCTGGCTCGAGGCCGACCCGGCCAACGCGACCGCCTATGTCGAAGCCGAAGCAATCTGGAACGGCGCTCCCTTGCGCCAGGCCGCCGGGCAGCTCAATCACCTCAAGCGTCGCTCGCTGCGCGCGCGCATCCGCACGCACTGGAAACCCTTGGCCACTGCTGCCGTGCTGCTGGTGACGGTGTTCACGGTCGGCAACCTGCCACTGCGTCTGCAAGCCGATCACCTGACCGTGGTGGGTGAACGTCAGCGGCTACAACTGGACGACGGCTCCAAAGTACTGCTCAACACCAATTCGGCCTTCGCCAGCGACCTGCGCGACAACCGCCAGGTGGCCAGACTGCTGCAGGGCGAGGCCTACTTCGAGATCCCCGGCGGCGCCCAGCCCGCACTGGAACTGCAAGCCGGACCACTGCGCGCCAGCGTGCGTGACACTGACTTTGCCGTGCGCTACCTCGACGGCGAGGCCCAGGTGCGGGTGCAGCGTGGTGATGTCGACCTGCAAGCCAGCAGCGACCAGCGCATTCGCCTCTCGGCGGGCGACAGCATCAGCGTCGGCCCCAACGGCTTCAGCCAGCGCGGGCGCCTCGATGCGCAAAAAGACCTGGCCTGGGTCCAGGGCCGCCTGGTGTTCGAGAACTGCCCCTTGAGCCAGGTGCTGGCGGAGTTGCGCCGCTACTACCCAGGCTTGATCATCAACGGCAATCAACACTTGGAAAACATCGCGGTGACCGGCAACTATCGCCTCGACCAACCGCTGGAAACCCTGCGCGCCCTGGCCCACATCACTTCAGCACAACTGCACGAATACCCGGCACTGGTGATTCTCAACTGA
- a CDS encoding RNA polymerase sigma factor, whose amino-acid sequence MSQSRFNTVFLAQRVSLLRTLQRMVDNPSTAEDLLQETYLRVTRALGERPIEHLEPFVFQTARNLALDHLRARRAQSRNLVDDVPEQILHNVAAPSSSAEDAAHAERLLKRLSISLAQLTERQQRIFILSRLHGASYLEIAEQLQVSASTVQKELKLIMAICVGVADRLK is encoded by the coding sequence GTGAGTCAGTCCCGGTTCAACACCGTTTTCCTTGCCCAGCGGGTCAGCCTGCTGCGCACCCTGCAGCGCATGGTGGATAACCCCAGCACTGCCGAAGACCTGTTGCAGGAGACCTACCTGCGGGTGACCCGCGCCCTCGGCGAACGCCCTATCGAGCACCTGGAACCCTTCGTGTTCCAGACCGCGCGCAACCTCGCCCTCGATCACCTGCGCGCGCGCCGGGCGCAGTCGCGCAACCTGGTCGACGATGTGCCCGAGCAGATCCTGCACAACGTTGCCGCCCCCAGCAGCAGCGCCGAAGACGCCGCCCACGCCGAACGGCTGCTCAAGCGCCTGAGCATCAGCCTTGCGCAATTGACCGAGCGCCAGCAACGCATCTTCATCCTCAGCCGCCTGCATGGCGCCAGCTACCTGGAAATCGCCGAGCAGTTGCAAGTATCGGCCAGCACGGTGCAGAAGGAACTGAAGCTGATCATGGCCATCTGTGTAGGGGTGGCCGACCGGCTGAAGTAA
- the gap gene encoding type I glyceraldehyde-3-phosphate dehydrogenase yields the protein MTLRIAINGFGRIGRNILRALYTQGYRQDLQVVAINDLGDSAMNAHLLKYDSVHGSFAATVESDHESITVNGDRIAVSAIRNPAELPWKAEAIDVVFECTGLFTERAKAAAHLTAGAGKVIISAPAKGADATVVYGVNHDILRPSHQIISSASCTTNCLAPLAQVLHREFGIEQGLMTTIHAYTNDQNLTDVYHSDPFRARSATQSMIPSKTGAAEAVGLVLPELAGKLTGMAVRVPVINVSLVDLTVNLEREASAEAVNALFKEASRHSKVLGYNSLPLVSCDFNHNPLSSIFDANHTRSNGRMLKVLAWYDNEWGFSNRMLDNCLALCNAR from the coding sequence ATGACCCTTCGTATCGCAATCAATGGCTTTGGCCGCATCGGCCGCAACATCCTCCGCGCACTCTATACCCAAGGCTATCGCCAGGACCTGCAGGTCGTCGCCATCAATGACCTGGGCGACAGTGCAATGAACGCCCACCTGCTCAAATACGACAGCGTCCATGGCAGCTTTGCCGCCACGGTCGAATCCGATCACGAGAGCATTACCGTCAACGGCGATCGCATCGCAGTCAGTGCGATCCGCAACCCGGCGGAACTGCCGTGGAAAGCCGAAGCCATCGATGTGGTGTTCGAGTGCACCGGCTTGTTCACCGAGCGCGCCAAGGCCGCCGCCCATCTTACTGCCGGGGCTGGCAAAGTCATTATCTCGGCACCGGCCAAGGGCGCTGACGCTACCGTGGTGTATGGGGTCAACCACGACATCCTGCGCCCTTCGCACCAGATCATCTCCAGCGCTTCGTGCACCACCAATTGCCTGGCACCGCTGGCCCAGGTGCTGCACCGTGAGTTCGGCATCGAGCAGGGGCTGATGACCACCATCCACGCCTACACCAATGACCAGAACCTCACCGACGTCTACCACAGCGACCCGTTCCGCGCACGTTCCGCGACCCAGTCGATGATCCCGAGCAAGACCGGTGCCGCCGAAGCCGTGGGCCTGGTGCTGCCGGAACTGGCCGGCAAGCTCACGGGCATGGCCGTACGGGTGCCGGTGATCAACGTGTCGCTGGTCGACCTCACCGTCAACCTTGAGCGCGAGGCCAGCGCCGAGGCCGTCAATGCACTGTTCAAGGAAGCCAGCCGACACTCCAAGGTGCTCGGCTACAACAGCCTGCCGCTGGTATCTTGCGACTTCAACCACAACCCGCTGTCGTCGATCTTCGATGCCAACCATACCCGGTCCAATGGGCGCATGCTCAAGGTGCTGGCCTGGTACGACAACGAATGGGGCTTCTCCAACCGCATGCTGGATAACTGCCTGGCGCTGTGCAACGCCCGCTAA